A genomic window from Deferribacterota bacterium includes:
- a CDS encoding enoyl-CoA hydratase/isomerase family protein: MLTKDNILSIIFTPNNKIYNILTVNLLNQLIDYLQSLDSSIKIIRFFGTKGSFAVGADIKTLKKYSAVAAKKFSLLGNKLFNLISDDRFITIAEIDGYCMGGGVDFAASCDFRFATRKSVFAHPGVNLGFITGFGGTARIPRITKFSFVKEFFYTGHTFKANEMLNSGFLLKTFESTALMHKYTKDFINKLKIKNLLYKNELYKR, translated from the coding sequence TACACCAAATAATAAAATTTACAATATATTAACAGTTAACCTTTTAAATCAATTAATTGATTATTTGCAATCATTAGACTCATCTATAAAGATTATAAGATTCTTTGGGACAAAGGGATCCTTTGCTGTTGGCGCTGATATTAAAACATTGAAGAAATATTCTGCTGTAGCAGCCAAAAAATTCTCCCTATTGGGCAATAAACTATTTAATTTAATCTCAGATGATAGGTTTATAACAATTGCAGAAATAGATGGCTATTGCATGGGTGGTGGTGTTGATTTTGCAGCAAGCTGTGATTTCAGGTTTGCAACTAGAAAAAGTGTTTTTGCTCATCCTGGTGTAAATTTAGGTTTTATTACAGGTTTTGGCGGCACAGCAAGAATTCCAAGAATCACTAAATTTTCATTTGTAAAAGAATTTTTCTACACAGGCCATACTTTTAAAGCAAATGAAATGTTAAATAGTGGCTTTCTCTTAAAGACCTTTGAAAGCACAGCGTTAATGCATAAGTATACAAAAGATTTTATAAATAAATTAAAAATAAAAAACTTATTATATAAAAATGAATTATATAAGAGGTAA